A genomic window from Pelagicoccus albus includes:
- a CDS encoding molybdopterin-binding protein, whose amino-acid sequence MITVQEAEKLILDSIGSIETEEIALEKALGRCLRESVLADRSLPPFDRATMDGIAINSSSYNTGLRKFKICGTAAAGSPQEALSDLKSAMEIMTGAALPLHADCVVKIEDVEIKGGKALLPDGLKLDFHTAVHSQASDCKTGDELLSPNVKISAKEIAIAASVGKSKLLVSKTPKITIVSTGDELVSIDQIPESHQIRRSNDATLGAALESAGFQEVNLVHIPDDPEQIETELRQILSSCDALILAGGVSKGKFDYVPEILAKLGVSIRFQWVSQRPGKPMWYGQFSRDGSRLPVFALPGNPVSCFTCLRRYVVPALEKWLQMPASKPVYAKISHDMSFKQELTLFVPAMIESRPSGELWAKPLLFNTSGDFISVAKTDGFLELPRGRKVFPEGEAFVFYPWPR is encoded by the coding sequence GTGATCACTGTTCAGGAAGCGGAAAAACTCATCCTAGATAGCATTGGGTCTATCGAAACAGAAGAGATAGCGCTGGAAAAGGCGCTGGGCCGGTGTCTACGAGAGAGCGTCTTGGCCGACCGTTCTTTGCCCCCATTCGACCGGGCCACTATGGATGGGATCGCGATAAACAGCTCGTCCTACAATACCGGGCTCCGCAAATTCAAAATCTGTGGCACTGCTGCTGCAGGCTCGCCTCAGGAGGCACTGTCAGACCTGAAGAGCGCCATGGAGATAATGACCGGAGCAGCTCTGCCGCTGCACGCTGACTGCGTGGTCAAAATCGAAGATGTAGAAATCAAAGGGGGCAAAGCACTTCTACCGGACGGCCTAAAACTGGATTTTCACACTGCGGTCCACTCGCAAGCGTCCGACTGCAAGACCGGAGACGAACTCCTTTCGCCCAACGTGAAAATAAGTGCCAAAGAGATCGCCATCGCCGCCTCAGTCGGAAAATCGAAGCTACTGGTATCCAAAACCCCAAAGATCACAATCGTATCAACCGGCGACGAGCTCGTATCCATTGACCAGATACCTGAATCCCATCAGATAAGGAGATCCAACGATGCGACCCTTGGAGCCGCCCTCGAATCCGCCGGATTCCAAGAGGTAAACCTTGTCCACATCCCCGATGATCCAGAGCAGATCGAAACTGAACTTCGCCAAATCCTCAGTAGCTGCGACGCCCTTATTTTGGCCGGAGGGGTATCGAAGGGGAAGTTCGACTACGTACCCGAAATCCTCGCGAAACTCGGAGTCTCTATCCGATTTCAGTGGGTCAGCCAAAGGCCGGGCAAACCGATGTGGTATGGGCAATTTTCCAGAGACGGTTCCCGCCTGCCGGTTTTCGCCTTACCCGGAAATCCAGTTTCCTGCTTCACCTGTCTACGAAGATACGTCGTACCCGCTTTGGAAAAGTGGCTCCAGATGCCAGCTTCCAAACCAGTGTACGCTAAGATCAGCCACGACATGAGCTTCAAGCAAGAGCTGACTCTTTTCGTTCCAGCGATGATCGAGTCTAGACCGAGCGGCGAGCTATGGGCCAAGCCGCTCCTTTTCAATACCTCTGGAGATTTCATTTCCGTGGCCAAGACCGATGGTTTCCTCGAGCTACCAAGGGGAAGAAAAGTGTTTCCTGAAGGGGAGGCTTTCGTCTTCTATCCTTGGCCT